Proteins encoded in a region of the Eschrichtius robustus isolate mEscRob2 chromosome 16, mEscRob2.pri, whole genome shotgun sequence genome:
- the SPATA2 gene encoding spermatogenesis-associated protein 2, with the protein MGKPSSMDAKYKDDLFRKYVQFHEGKVDTTPSKQRPGSDESLRVAASTLLSLHKVDPFYRFRLIQFYEVVESSLRSLSSSSLRALHCAFSVLETVGVNLFLYPWKKEFRSIKTYTGPFVYYVKSTLLEEDIRAILNYMGYVPELGTVYKLKELVETLQVKMVSFELFLAKVECEQMLEIHSQVKDKGYSELDVVSERRSSAEDVRGCSDALRRRAEGREHLTTSMARVVLQKSASERAAKDYYKPRVTKPSRSVDTYDNYWESRKPPLKASLSLRKEPVAADLGDDLKDEIIRPSPSLLAMSSSPHGSPDDLPSPSPNNGLGLLRGTYFSTQEDVDLYTDSEPRATYRRQDALRPDVWLVRSDAHPIYHKRSPPAKESALSKCQNCGLSCSSSLCQRCDSLLVCSPASKPGGFPSKASAHDSLAHGSSLREKYAGQTQGLDRPPHLHSKSKPSPAAASRCGFCDRPGAANTCTQCSKASCDACLSTYHYDPCCKKSELHKFMPNNQLNYKSAQFSHLVYR; encoded by the exons ATGGGGAAGCCCAGTTCAATGGATGCAAAATATAAGGATGACTTATTTCGGAAGTACGTGCAGTTCCATGAAGGCAAAGTGGACACCACCCCCAGCAAGCAGCGGCCTGGCAGTGATGAGTCCCTGCGGGTGGCAGCCTCGACCCTGCTCAGCCTGCACAAGGTGGATCCCTTTTATCGATTCCGGCTGATCCAGTTCTATGAGGTGGTGGAGAGCTCCCTGCGCTCGCTGAGCTCCTCCAGTCTGCGGGCTCTGCACTGTGCCTTCAGTGTGCTCGAAACGGTGGGTGTCAACCTTTTCCTCTACCCGTGGAAGAAGGAATTCAGAAGCATCAAG ACCTACACGGGCCCCTTTGTTTATTATGTCAAGTCCACCTTACTGGAAGAGGACATCCGAGCCATCCTGAATTACATGGGCTACGTGCCCGAGTTGGGGACTGTGTACAAGCTCAAAGAGCTGGTAGAGACCCTCCAAGTGAAGATGGTCTCCTTTGAGCTCTTTCTGGCCAAGGTGGAGTGTGAACAGATGCTGGAAATCCACTCCCAAGTCAAGGACAAAGGCTACTCTGAGCTGGACGTGGTGAGCGAGCGCAGGAGCAGCGCGGAGGATGTGCGTGGCTGCTCAGACGCCCTGCGGCGGCGGGCCGAGGGCCGGGAGCACCTGACGACCTCCATGGCCCGCGTGGTGCTCCAGAAGTCGGCCAGCGAGCGGGCAGCCAAGGACTACTACAAGCCCCGTGTGACCAAGCCCTCAAGGTCGGTGGACACCTACGACAATTACTGGGAGAGCCGGAAGCCGCCCCTGAAGGCCTCGTTGAGCCTGCGGAaggagcctgtggcagcagactTGGGGGACGACCTCAAGGACGAGATCATCCGCCCGTCCCCCTCGCTCCTGGCCATGTCCAGCTCCCCCCACGGCAGCCCGGATGACCTGccgtccccctcccccaacaatgGCCTTGGCTTGCTGCGTGGCACGTACTTCTCCACTCAGGAGGATGTGGATCTGTACACAGACTCTGAGCCCAGGGCCACATACCGGAGGCAGGATGCCCTGCGGCCAGACGTCTGGCTGGTCAGAAGTGACGCCCACCCCATCTACCACAAGCGCTCGCCCCCCGCCAAAGAGTCCGCCCTCTCCAAGTGCCAAAACTGCGGTCTGTCCTGCAGCTCCTCCCTCTGCCAGCGCTGCGACAGCCTGCTCGTCTGCTCCCCGGCCTCCAAGCCCGGCGGCTTCCCCAGCAAGGCCTCCGCCCACGACAGCCTGGCCCACGGGTCATCTCTGCGGGAGAAGTATGCAGGCCAGACGCAGGGCCTCGACCGGCCGCCGCACCTCCACTCGAAATCCAAGCCCTCCCCTGCAGCCGCCTCCCGCTGTGGCTTCTGTGACCGCCCGGGGGCCGCCAACACCTGCACCCAGTGTTCAAAAGCCTCCTGCGACGCCTGCCTCAGCACCTACCATTACGACCCCTGCTGCAAAAAGAGCGAGCTGCACAAGTTCATGCCCAACAACCAGCTGAACTACAAGTCCGCCCAGTTCTCCCATCTCGTGTACAGATAG